TGTCTGGAGTTCAACAGCTTTAGAAAAGCCACCATTTTCGACCAGAGAcgacaacaaataaaagtgcATCAGTACCACGTACCTTGAACATATGTACTCCTCTGTGTTTCTTCAGTTACTTGGCCCTGCCTTGACCCCACCTGGTCACGAGTGTTGCATGCAAGACGAATTACAGGGTGCACAGCCTTGTCTGTGGGTGTGATATGGGTTAAACTACGCTCTGTTACTTCTTATATATTGTCAGACTGCTCATGACCTAAAGTGACCTAGCAGCCCTGTGATTCAGTCTCTGATGACTCAAGCAACATACTGAGCTATTCGCGCTGTGTGATTCAGAGCGCCCTTGACACAGAAAGACTTGAACCCAAACTCAGACGTGTTCCCGAAATACGTGCAGATACATGTATACAGACTGGCACAGATAGAGGGTCGGGATAAGggagaaaaaattgtttactttaacAGTtagaagagaaaatgtttactttcgCTTTAGCAGTTGAATCAGTCGTGAACGCGAAAAAGCTTACATGTGCATATTTTAGCATCATTCATTTAAAACGTGGTCTATGAGGCTCCATAATTTGATAATCTGGTCTAATTTACTGTGTTAGTCTTCGGGGGGATGGGAACAGAGGTTTAAAACAGAAACAGGTGTGAAGGTTCAAGTAGATTTTATGCAGTTTGGAGTAGGTTATGACTATATTTCAAGAGCGAAAACATTTTCGCTTTTTTCATTGAGTAATACCGTTTGAGATTTGAGGTTTAAAGATCGAAACCAAACAAATATTTCCTTACCcctaaaaaaatacttttcagaATAAATACATCATGCTCTAGAAATCAATtctattccccccccccaaaaaaaaaacaaaacaaaacaaaaaaacaaaaaaacaaaaaaacaacaacataaaaggCGAAGAATATGTCGAAATCAAACGGTTCAGCGCTCCAACATTCTCATCCACCCTTCACATGCTTCCGCAGCTTTTAGCTAGTCGGAACTAAATTTACCGGCTCAGTGAAAATCAGTGACTGTGGTCACAGCTAATCACGCCTCTCCCTGGTTCCCCATTACTAACTACACTGAGAAACGATGGTGGCAGAAACGTATTCATGGGACAACGGCTTCATCTGGCTCACCAACGTGATTCACGTTCACCTGTGTTCACAACGTTTCTATCAAGCGGCGCTGCTCTAAAAAATTCCTTGGGAGCGGGtagggtgtgtgtatatatatatccgctTGTTAAATTATTCAACTTTATTTGACAGTTGACAGTTTGACTAGTCCAGTGACTGTCAGCAGTTGCTCGTCCTGGACTGACGCAATGCAAGACAAACACGCAATGCCCTACAGGAGTTTCGATACCGTTTTACAGTTTATCGGCTGGTCAGATATAAATACTTGCCGGAATGAAGCAAAGTCAGTGTCTACATGAACCACCATCGGTTGATAACTGCTAGCCGACACTTTAGGTCAGGTACGTGTGATATTCCTTTTATTACTCCACTGTCAGAAAAGAGTGTACTCTTTCGTTTAACCTTCCACCTTATCTACCTACCAATGCGAAGACTAATCTCAATGCTGTAGCTCAGGTCGCCAAACAATTTATACGCAGCACCCTGATCACAAACTAGGGCAGGTCTCTCCGATCACTTCTATCGACCTTTGTTACAGGTTGTGTCAGGGAGGCCACCATATTTAAAGTCTTCAAACCTCTGGTCGAACGAGACTGCTCCAGGTGTGGAGGGACTTTCCCTTTGCGAGAAGGATTTGTATATCTCCTTGTGTGCGGAGTTCCGAGTTAAGCTggtaagaaattttgatgttcctctctctctctttctctcttacccTGGATGTATGTCTCTATGCAAATGACTGTCctcttattcacacacacatgattcAATCACCAACTCATtgattgacacacacacacaaacacacacacacatcgcggCTGATTTTTCCCTGTACTGGTATAATAATAGACGTCCTTCATCGTTTTCATACTCCTTTAACCGTAATTTTCATGTACAAGATACAGTTTTGCCTGTAAACGACTAGGCAAACAAAGGCCACCGTTCAAGCAGAGGGGAATACGGTGTATCTATGTAGGGCAACTCGGGAAAGTACATGAGCACTAACCACAAACAGCTTCTGTTGGCTGGAGTATCACTTCTCACACCGACCCGTTAGCTCAGCTCGGGGAGTGAACagttatatatagagagaaatgTTCTCAATGGTCAGTAATATCTGCAACTAGCTATCAAACTTGCGTGTATCTTAGTCAGGCATGGCTGGACATATTTATGTACAACTTCTTtcgaacaaaagaaaataagaaaatagagATGTCACTAGACGGCAGAAAGTTGCAGATTTTCGTGAAGTGTTGTGAGAGGCCTGAGGACGCTGACACAAGGCGGCGGAGTTGCGAGAATTATGTGCCAGGAAGTAGGGCTAAGGTTAGCGAAATAGATAATGTTGGGAAGGTAGGGTTAGgggttgatatatatatatgaaacataaCTTTAACAAAAACCCTAGCATAATCCCATTTTCTGGTACATAGTTGGCATAACTCCGCCTATAAATATCAGGGTATCCTGAGCCCTACCAAGGTGTAGTACTACTAAAGTATGGCCACATACCTTATTCGTAATTTCAAGTGTACGGATGATTTTAAATGGTAAAAGACTGCCCCGGCAGTCGGGTTCAGTAACCACACTTTCCCTCAACTGAAATCTCACTAAAGCGGACAATAGTTCAGTCGGTTTTTTTTGCGGGGGAAGTGGAGAGATGGGGGAGATACGAGGTTTGGAGAACGTCTCGTTTAGAAACGAACTGTTGTAACACGGCCACAATCCGAGtctgataataataaagtgaatatatatagcactttatcccaccatcaaagACTTGCTCGAAGTAccttacaagaaataaaaacacagacataataataatggtaggTGGTAACAGTTCACAGATAAACATTATTCATTGAAAAAAGCTGGCGGTTCAATGAAGCTAAGGTTAAAGGGACACAAAGATGGAAAGTGTACAGGGCTTCTGTGCTGCGACAAAGTTCACTAgctaaaaattagaaattttgtTGTAGCCTAGTATATCTTTCAAACACTCTACACAGCTGCACACATAGCTTGCCGAGAATCTATACAGCCCGACATAGCTCAGAACACTCTTGACAGATTGGCACAAGTTCGAGAACTTTCTTTTACAGATCGAAACAAGTATTGAGAGCAGAGAGGAAAGAACGAGAAATGAATGTTTGAGAATGAGGTAAGCTGGTCAGAGCAGGTGACGAGATGATAAGttcttgatattttattatttaaatcacGCAGTGACGTTGACAGCATCTTGCAGCTGCCATGACTACAGCGGTCATACAAGAGCAGGCAACCACACTTCTGCTGGGTGGGGTGGTTGCACTGTCGCTGCTGTGGTGGTGGTCGACTAGGCGACCTTCGGGTTTGCCCCCCGGGCCTGGACCTGCCCTCCCGCTAATCGGCCACCTGCACTTACTTAGCAAGGATCCCAGGGTGCAGTTCACAGCATGGCGGCGACGGTACGGTGACGTGTTCAGTCTGTACATGGGCAACCGCCTAGTGGTGGTGCTCAACGGCTACAAAGTCATCAAGGACGCGCTGGTGAAACACGCCGACATCTTCTCTGATAGGCCTCACATGTTCCTCACGGATGcaattgcaaaaaataaaggTGATAATCCCAGAGATTAGCACGCACGCCCTTTCTCACTCTCCTACTCTGTTTCAGGTTTTAGAACACACGAGGTTCATAAGGTTATATAAGATggtccctatatatatataagaaatataaaagttcGATACATTCAGGGCAATTTAGAACACAGCTTGATTACTTAAATCTTCCGGAAGTATTTTCCTCTCACTAATCTTAATtcttccgtgtgtgtgtgtgtgttgtacgtGACGGAGTGCGTGTGTTCGTATGTAAATCTCCAACGATAAATGAAGTACGCATATTCTTACTAATCATTGACGTGACCAGGCCTTGTCGGCACGTCGGGTGGCCACTGGAAGGAGCAGCGGAAGGTGTCGTTGGAGATTCTGCGTGAGATGGGGCTGGGCAGGAACGTGCTGGCCGAGAAGATCCAGGAGGAGGTCAGCGAGTATGTCAAGGCCATCGCCGCTCTTCAGGGTGCAGCCTTTGACCCAAGGCGCTCACTCACACCAGCGTGTCCAACAACATCTGCGCCATCGTCTTCGGAGAACGCTTCGAATACAATGACCCGGTCTTCCGCCGGTACCTGGATGTCATGGACCAGAACTTGAAGAACCTCGCCAGTGAGTTTCTTATTGCTTTACTTTCTGgatcattttgattttttgtggTGTTATTGCTAGGGCTGTACATCAGTATATCGTACTCCTAGCTTAATTGGtaacacgagtgcaacattcTTTTCGTAATGATTGGtttaagttttcaaaaaataataattcccaaaatacgAGAGCATGACTATGCTTAATGTTCAAGACGTAAGCCTTAAAACACCAGCATTCTCATTTACCGCTAGGAAAGTAGAAGAAAATTTCCCCCCTATACTGGAGAGTTCCGATGCGTATTTGTAACAGCAAGTCCAACAAATCCATGCATGTCTAGTCAGATAAACAATCTTCGCTCAGATTGTCGTGTttaagaagtgatttttttagCCCAGACAAATGAAACTGCTGATTTTGGGAATACAGCCCTACatatttgaactttatttagaagcttaaGCTAAagttacaaaattaaaaaggtCCTAACGGATTTCACTTGACAAACAGGTAAGTAACCTTCttcatataaaaatgtaataagttATAATTACAGTCATCGCAGTCTACGTTGTCCTGTTATTGATTCTCCTTTACCAAGTAGGCGAATTTCTTCCTAAGATAAACTCTTGTAATTTTTGCATGTTCCTATTTAAGCTTCTATAACAATACACCCATTTCATTGAACGTCtcattttaataacaattcAACTCTGCttgtaaagtatatttttacCTAGGATGAAGTTTTAATCATTCAGACTGATGTGGTCTGTCTCGTGTCTCTGTCGCAGGAACAACAGCTGTCAACTTTATCTCGGTGCTCAAGTACCTACCGGGGGACTTATTCTGCGTGAAGCGCACCCTGAACAACGTCGCATTCGTGGAGGACGACTTCATCTACCCGCAGCTGGACAATCATATCAAACGCTACAGTGACAGTACTGGCGAGGCAGCCAGCGACTTCGTGGAGGCGTACCTTCGCGAgatgaacaaaatgaaagacaaggAAACTACTCTAGATAGTAAGCGTGTGCTTATACCTGATCGTATTTCTCCTTTTCGATTTCCAAACGTTAAGAGAAAAGTGCAAGATAAGTGCTTCCAGGAGACTGCGAAAAGTTTAGAGGAAGACATACTGACAGACAAACGGAAAGACACATGGACAGACATAACGGATGCatgacacacaaacatttatacttaaacacacaaataacgCGTATTACACAAGGTACATACAAATGACACATACAGGACAAGCGTGCGAGCCCCATTGCACAAACAGCACgcacacccacccactctctctctttctctaacacacacgcacgcacacacccacaaactGGAGAATAATGCAAAGAGCACACACAACAAATGGTCAGACGACTAACGAAAgtgaaaaattttaatgttctcGTGTCATAATTCAGATCCCAACTTGATCAAAGTCATGGGCGACCTGTTTGTGGCGGGGACCGaaaccacagccaccaccatccGTTGGGCTCTCGTCTACTTCTTGCACTATCCAGAAGTGCAAGACAAGTGCTTCCAGGAGATCAAGAGAGCCATCGGTACGGAGCGAGCCCCGACCATCCGCGACAGACCGGAACTGACGTACATCGAGGCCACCATCATGGAGGTCTTAAGACACGCTGACATCGCGCCTTTTGCCATTCAGCACGGACTGGCCTGTGACACGACATTTATGGGATACACGCTTCCCAAGGACACAATTATCCTTCCATTCATCGATTCTGTCCTCCAAGACCCGGAAATCTGGGATAACCCGCTAGACTTCCGGCCAGAAAGATTTATCGGTCCTGACGGAAAGCTGGTCAGAAAAGAGGAGTTTATACCTTTCAGCTTGGGTTAGTTCTGCTTTTTTTATACTAAATATGCAGTCAAGGAAAAATACATAGTGGTGATTAGTTTTATTGTATCGCTGTGCAATTAAAATActgcttaaaatgtttttgaacagCTTCAGGTTTGAATAAcgattcattttattttcaacaggACGTCGTGCCTGTCTTGGTGAGGCTTTGGCACGGACAGAACTTCTCCTGTACCTGTCGACCATGATACAGCGCTTCCGCTTTGTGCCACCCGAAACTGgagagctgccatctttggagGGAATCATGAGCCTCAGCAGAATGCCAGGCAGCTTCAAGATACGCGCTATAATAAGAGAGTAGCCGACTAGAACATGTCAAAGCTGCTATTATCATATATAGCCTACTAGTTGAGACCTATTCGCAAGGTATATTCCACTACCCCAGGACTAGATAGTGCCACAGCATATCACCCACTGAGCTCCCCGTTGTTACCAGAAAAACACTTGGTACATACTTACAGACAAGGGCACTACTACATTCCTTGCAGTGTCGGTGTGTTTCTTCAAATGCTCAATGATGTCAATAAAAGGCAAAATCTGTACGCTATTGGAGATCACAAAATTCGggaaaggatttgttttttccttcatttctaaaaacagaattatttcTTCGAAAGATCCACAAACTCGATTACCTACTTTCCCAAGATTTAGTTATATTTGGAGATCAACCAGTGGCGACACTTTCCAATTTTCTTCATCGACTAAATCGAacgcagtaaaaaaaaatcctcaaacaaaatatttgagatatttgtatttttgctgGGAGGCAGGAATTTACCAGATGATAAATTCCTGAAATAACTAGACCATCTTTTCTTTAACGTTATATATAGAGGAAagcaaattataaaatttaacaaatgtgTGTGTCAACTGTATGTCAAAGACTGACCTGAGAATGTtaattgtgtgtatatgtagatATAATTTTCTACCTGCAACGAAACTTATCTGGCGAAGGAGAATATCCCAAGGCCAGTAACTGTCAATGGATTCTGTTGTATACGTGTACCTTGAAATAAAATCTATACTGAGCAAGCAGTGAGTTTTCGAATCCTTTCATGCGAGATCTGCAAACAGTCTTAAGTAGATGCCTATTTCCCacaaatcatattttttcacaaaatggtCTTATTTGGTGTGCAAGATtacatatatctacacacataaaaaatgtaTCAATTTACTTAAAAAGCATAATGCTTATGCTAAACAATTTTCGTGTGTTTTttgaattgtaaaatattgatacAATATAAAGATCTCGCATAGAGCAGTAATTAATAATCTGATGTTATTCTAACTCGGACCACTACGTCTTATCAATTCGTTGATTCCACTAAGCATTAAATTGTTGACgatgccaaaaataaaatatagaaatagaataaaataagtaTCAAATAGGTTTTCGAATGTTACCTTGGTtaggcaaggaattacttctCACAAGCTGACTTCTAAGCTTCTGCTCTTTACGTACATACCAGCTTCCTTCCACTATCATGTCCGCCAAagccgtctgcttcttctacTTTCGCTAGAGTGAGCTCCCTTTGACCAATGCACACCTCGACTCCTGCTCTTTTCATCTCAGCGATATGTTATAATTTAGTAGTTTCCTTGTACAGTTTGACATTATTACCAGCTGTTataattttgtagtttttaaagCCCGTATTCTGTATGTTTTGATTTTCAGcggaaaaatattaatgcataTTAACTAACTTTgtaaaaagatggaagaaagaatCGATGTGGTTGAAGTGTGAATGAAAAGTAATTTTGTGTGGAGTTAATTGAAAGTAATGAGTTTTCAGGAATTACTTTGAGGAACTAAGAGAAACATCGCTGTCTAGACATGGAGTATGTATACCTCGTCTGCTTGAGGTGAACTGTGTGCACCCGGAGAAGGGCGGATAGAAGACGAAGGTTTCGCCGAAGTTGCAAGTTCTGTC
The sequence above is a segment of the Pomacea canaliculata isolate SZHN2017 linkage group LG6, ASM307304v1, whole genome shotgun sequence genome. Coding sequences within it:
- the LOC112566471 gene encoding cytochrome P450 2U1-like yields the protein MDQNLKNLARTTAVNFISVLKYLPGDLFCVKRTLNNVAFVEDDFIYPQLDNHIKRYSDSTGEAASDFVEAYLREMNKMKDKETTLDNPNLIKVMGDLFVAGTETTATTIRWALVYFLHYPEVQDKCFQEIKRAIGTERAPTIRDRPELTYIEATIMEVLRHADIAPFAIQHGLACDTTFMGYTLPKDTIILPFIDSVLQDPEIWDNPLDFRPERFIGPDGKLVRKEEFIPFSLGRRACLGEALARTELLLYLSTMIQRFRFVPPETGELPSLEGIMSLSRMPGSFKIRAIIRE